In Coregonus clupeaformis isolate EN_2021a chromosome 7, ASM2061545v1, whole genome shotgun sequence, one genomic interval encodes:
- the LOC121569906 gene encoding transcriptional repressor NF-X1 isoform X1, which produces MAEGSVTDSLDLNPDGTSSRQKRNQQQSRRGWNRENHNRNWSGSNNYGPAPQQQQGHFHHGVKQSHVHDNLTLPVNFHPPPYHQEDVPRGRRRGGGNGGGGGGGRGSMGQPPRWNRPGVDTGTGPPALPGGHHGLLGGGGGNRPGTPPIDGPSWRRRDPGGLGEEVGPAHEDHQDTSPEKPRWFSQEPRREERGERSAKGPPHSLEKHENQENHSTGGGGWEPAEPREETRPSEMGARNRKGGRAEERNRHVDAQKKFPEPKRRQGPIKVYPQERKDPERGARETPSGHRDKPGSSTEEEPSWRGQGRGQGRRTPLQDRGQRRTPNSDHRPGQKRWDNVPIKSKETQTGCLIEQLSEEKYECMVCCEVIRVMAPVWSCHSCFHVFHLNCIKKWARSPASQADETNDGWRCPACQNVVFQPPNIYKCFCGKVTNPEFQRSEIPHSCGDMCGKKRSGADCKHPCNILCHPGPCPQCPASVTKACICGRTSQPMRCGQATAIHCDKQCEAILNCSEHTCIQVCHSGLCQPCPLQVKQVCYCGVVSREVLCGTDKDNFDGSGHFSCQKACGKMLDCEAHQCQQVCHPGPCLPCPRSPRLVRSCPCGQTALAKLLELGYPERRSCSDPIPSCGKTCSKPLPCGSNETIHICEKLCHEGSCGPCSLTSTIKCKCGSKTKDVPCAAIQNEDELIFTCEKRCLKKRSCGRHKCGELCCVGAEHKCSLICGYKLNCGLHRCQELCHRGNCQPCWQTSFDELACHCGMSILFPPIACGTKPPECKNLCTRRHECDHPVFHNCHSEEKCPPCTYLTQKWCMGKHEQRSNIPCHLQDISCGLTCNRVLLCDLHRCRRICHRAECLAEGVCSQPCLLPRPDCGHPCNAPCHKGSSCPRSTCTAKVALQCDCGRRKETVVCTEAASAHQRYAAIAMASKLSDMQLGDSVDIGLITKKEMKQTKLECDEGCAALERNRRLAEALQIDPSVNPFNMRSSSSTYSDSLRVDARKDFKFVSEVEEEIKNLVELTSKGKQSKRSHCFPPMNREHRKLVHELAEAYNVESVSYDSEPKRNIVITAIRGKSACPNSTLTSLIERDTGVPRAPLPIAHIKHSSKADSVSSWSKSVKEEPVIDYFDVQD; this is translated from the exons ACTCTCTGGATTTGAATCCAGATGGGACTTCATCACGACAGAAACGTAACCAGCAGCAATCCAGGAGGGGTTGGAACAGAGAGAACCACAACCGTAACTGGAGTGGTTCTAATAATTACGGCCCAGCACCACAGCAGCAGCAAGGCCATTTTCACCATGGGGTCAAACAATCTCATGTCCATGACAATTTAACTCTCCCTGTAAATTTCCATCCTCCTCCCTACCACCAAGAGGATGTACCAAGGGGTCGAAGAAGAGGAGGGGGTAACGGAGGTGGTGGGGGAGGGGGCCGAGGCTCAATGGGCCAGCCTCCAAGGTGGAATAGGCCTGGGGTTGACACTGGAACTGGCCCCCCTGCCTTACCCGGGGGCCACCATGGACTgcttggtggtggtggaggcAACAGGCCTGGAACACCCCCCATAGACGGGCCTAGCTGGCGTCGACGAGACCCTGGCGGCCTGGGTGAAGAGGTAGGGCCTGCCCACGAAGACCACCAGGACACCTCCCCTGAAAAGCCCAGATGGTTCAGCCAGGAGCcgcggagagaagagagaggggaaaggagcgCTAAAGGACCTCCTCACTCTCTGGAAAAGCACGAGAACCAGGAAAACCATTCTACAGGAGGAGGAGGCTGGGAACCTGCTGAGCCCAGAGAAGAAACACGACCATCAGAAATGGGGGCCAGAAACCGGAAAGGCGGGAGAGCCGAGGAAAGGAACCGCCACGTCGACGCTCAAAAGAAATTCCCCGAGCCCAAGCGACGCCAGGGGCCTATCAAAGTATATCCCCAGGAGAGGAAGGACCCTGAGAGGGGAGCCAGAGAGACCCCCTCTGGCCATCGTGACAAACCGGGCTCCAGCACTGAAGAAGAGCCCAGCTGGAGGGGTCAGGGGAGAGGCCAGGGGAGACGCACCCCCCTGCAGGACAGAGGCCAGAGGAGAACACCTAACTCAGACCACAGGCCTGGACAGAAGAGGTGGGACAACGTGCCCATCAAGAGCAAGGAGACTCAGACAG GTTGCCTGATCGAGCAGCTGTCTGAGGAGAAGTATGAGTGCATGGTGTGCTGTGAGGTGATCAGAGTCATGGCTCCAGTCTGGAGCTGCCACAGCTGCTTCCATGTCTTCCATCTCAACTGCATCAAGAAGTGGGCCCGCTCCCCAGCCTCACAGGCAGATG AAACAAATGACGGGTGGAGGTGTCCGGCCTGTCAGAATGTTGTCTTCCAACCCCCAAACATCTACAAGTGCTTCTGTG gcaaagtgaccaacccTGAGTTCCAGCGTAGTGAGATCCCACACAGCTGTGGAGACATGTGTGGGAAGAAGAGGAGCGGAGCGGACTGCAAGCACCCCTGTAACAT CTTGTGTCACCCCGGACCTTGTCCCCAGTGTCCTGCCTCTGTCACCAAAGCCTGCATCTGCGGAAGAACCAG TCAGCCAATGCGGTGTGGCCAGGCCACTGCCATCCACTGTGACAAGCAGTGTGAAGCCATCCTCAACTGTTCGGAACACACCTGTATCCAGGTGTGCCACAGCGGACTGTGCCAGCCTTGCCCGCTACAGGTCAAGCAGG TGTGCTACTGCGGTGTTGTCTCTCGGGAGGTACTCTGTGGGACGGATAAAGACAACTTTGACGGCTCAGGACACTTCTCCTGTCAGAAAGCATGTGGCAA GATGTTGGACTGTGAGGCCCACCAGTGCCAGCAGGTGTGCCACCCTGGGCCGTGCCTGCCGTGCCCGCGCTCCCCCAGGCTGGTGAGGAGCTGCCCCTGTGGGCAGACGGCCCTGGCCAAGCTCCTGGAGCTGGGCTACCCCGAACGCCGCAGCTGCtccgaccccatcccctcctgtGGCAAGACCTGCAGCAAGCCTCTGCCCTGCGGCTCCAATG AGACCATCCATATCTGTGAGAAGCTGTGCCATGAGGGCAGCTGTGGTCCCTGCTCGCTCACCTCCACCATCAAATGCAAATGCGGCTCTAAGACCAAG GATGTTCCCTGTGCAGCTATCCAGAATGAAG ATGAACTGATTTTTACCTGTGAGAAGCGCTGCCTCAAAAAACGCTCCTGTGGCCGACACAAATGTGGCGAGCTGTGCTGTGTG gGCGCGGAACACAAGTGCTCTCTGATCTGTGGCTACAAGCTCAACTGTGGCCTCCACCGCTGCCAAGAGCTCTGTCACCGTGGGAACTGCCAACCCTGCTGGCAAACCA GTTTTGATGAGCTGGCCTGCCACTGTGGGATGAGTATCCTGTTCCCACCCATCGCCTGTGGCACCAAGCCCCCAGAGTGTAAGAACCTGTGTACCAGGAGACACGAGTGTGACCACCCAG TGTTCCACAACTGCCACAGTGAAGAGAAGTGCCCACCCTGTACCTACCTCACTCAGAAGTGGTGCATGGGAAAGCATGAG CAAAGGAGCAACATCCCGTGCCACCTTCAGGACATCTCCTGTGGCCTGACCTGCAACAGGGTGCTGCTGTGTGACCTCCACCGCTGCCGCCGCATCTGCCACCGGGCAGAGTGTCTGGCCGAGGGCGTCTGCAGCCAGCCCTGCCTGCTGCCCCGGCCCGACTGTGGCCACCCCTGCAACGCCCCTTGCCACAAGGGCAGCAGCTGCCCGCGGAGCACCTGCACTGCCAAG GTGGCCCTACAGTGTGACTGCGGTCGGAGAAAGGAAACGGTAGTGTGCACGGAGGCAGCCAGCGCCCATCAGAG GTATGCAGCCATTGCCATGGCCAGTAAGCTGTCTGACATGCAGCTGGGTGACTCTGTAGACATCGGTCTCATCACTAAGAAGGAGATGAAACAGACCAA GTTGGAGTGTGACGAGGGTTGTGCTGCACTGGAAAGGAACAG GCGATTGGCTGAGGCCTTGCAGATTGACCCGTCAGTGAACCCCTTCAACATGCGCTCTTCCTCCTCAACATACAGTGACAGCCTCAGAGTTGATGCCAG AAAAGATTTTAAGTTTGTCAGCGAGGTAGAAGAGGAGATCAAGAATCTGGTTGAGCTCACCAGCAAG GGTAAACAGTCCAAAAGGAGCCACTGCTTCCCCCCCATGAACAGGGAGCACAGGAAGCTGGTCCACGAGCTGGCGGAGGCCTACAACGTGGAGAGTGTGAGCTACGACAGCGAGCCCAAACGCAACATAGTCATCACCGCCATCAG GGGGAAGTCTGCCTGTCCTAACTCAACCCTGACCTCcctgatagagagagacactggcGTCCCGAGGGCTCCTCTACCCATTGCCCATATCAAACATAGCAGCAA GGCTGACAGTGTGAGCAGCTGGTCCAAGTCAGTCAAAGAAGAACCGGTGATCGACTACTTCGATGTCCAGGATTAA
- the LOC121569906 gene encoding transcriptional repressor NF-X1 isoform X2, translating to MAEGSVTDSLDLNPDGTSSRQKRNQQQSRRGWNRENHNRNWSGSNNYGPAPQQQQGHFHHGVKQSHVHDNLTLPVNFHPPPYHQEDVPRGRRRGGGNGGGGGGGRGSMGQPPRWNRPGVDTGTGPPALPGGHHGLLGGGGGNRPGTPPIDGPSWRRRDPGGLGEEVGPAHEDHQDTSPEKPRWFSQEPRREERGERSAKGPPHSLEKHENQENHSTGGGGWEPAEPREETRPSEMGARNRKGGRAEERNRHVDAQKKFPEPKRRQGPIKVYPQERKDPERGARETPSGHRDKPGSSTEEEPSWRGQGRGQGRRTPLQDRGQRRTPNSDHRPGQKRWDNVPIKSKETQTGCLIEQLSEEKYECMVCCEVIRVMAPVWSCHSCFHVFHLNCIKKWARSPASQADETNDGWRCPACQNVVFQPPNIYKCFCGKVTNPEFQRSEIPHSCGDMCGKKRSGADCKHPCNILCHPGPCPQCPASVTKACICGRTSQPMRCGQATAIHCDKQCEAILNCSEHTCIQVCHSGLCQPCPLQVKQVCYCGVVSREVLCGTDKDNFDGSGHFSCQKACGKMLDCEAHQCQQVCHPGPCLPCPRSPRLVRSCPCGQTALAKLLELGYPERRSCSDPIPSCGKTCSKPLPCGSNETIHICEKLCHEGSCGPCSLTSTIKCKCGSKTKDVPCAAIQNEDELIFTCEKRCLKKRSCGRHKCGELCCVGAEHKCSLICGYKLNCGLHRCQELCHRGNCQPCWQTSFDELACHCGMSILFPPIACGTKPPECKNLCTRRHECDHPVFHNCHSEEKCPPCTYLTQKWCMGKHEQRSNIPCHLQDISCGLTCNRVLLCDLHRCRRICHRAECLAEGVCSQPCLLPRPDCGHPCNAPCHKGSSCPRSTCTAKVALQCDCGRRKETVVCTEAASAHQRYAAIAMASKLSDMQLGDSVDIGLITKKEMKQTKLECDEGCAALERNRRLAEALQIDPSVNPFNMRSSSSTYSDSLRVDARKDFKFVSEVEEEIKNLVELTSKGKQSKRSHCFPPMNREHRKLVHELAEAYNVESVSYDSEPKRNIVITAIRGKSACPNSTLTSLIERDTGVPRAPLPIAHIKHSSK from the exons ACTCTCTGGATTTGAATCCAGATGGGACTTCATCACGACAGAAACGTAACCAGCAGCAATCCAGGAGGGGTTGGAACAGAGAGAACCACAACCGTAACTGGAGTGGTTCTAATAATTACGGCCCAGCACCACAGCAGCAGCAAGGCCATTTTCACCATGGGGTCAAACAATCTCATGTCCATGACAATTTAACTCTCCCTGTAAATTTCCATCCTCCTCCCTACCACCAAGAGGATGTACCAAGGGGTCGAAGAAGAGGAGGGGGTAACGGAGGTGGTGGGGGAGGGGGCCGAGGCTCAATGGGCCAGCCTCCAAGGTGGAATAGGCCTGGGGTTGACACTGGAACTGGCCCCCCTGCCTTACCCGGGGGCCACCATGGACTgcttggtggtggtggaggcAACAGGCCTGGAACACCCCCCATAGACGGGCCTAGCTGGCGTCGACGAGACCCTGGCGGCCTGGGTGAAGAGGTAGGGCCTGCCCACGAAGACCACCAGGACACCTCCCCTGAAAAGCCCAGATGGTTCAGCCAGGAGCcgcggagagaagagagaggggaaaggagcgCTAAAGGACCTCCTCACTCTCTGGAAAAGCACGAGAACCAGGAAAACCATTCTACAGGAGGAGGAGGCTGGGAACCTGCTGAGCCCAGAGAAGAAACACGACCATCAGAAATGGGGGCCAGAAACCGGAAAGGCGGGAGAGCCGAGGAAAGGAACCGCCACGTCGACGCTCAAAAGAAATTCCCCGAGCCCAAGCGACGCCAGGGGCCTATCAAAGTATATCCCCAGGAGAGGAAGGACCCTGAGAGGGGAGCCAGAGAGACCCCCTCTGGCCATCGTGACAAACCGGGCTCCAGCACTGAAGAAGAGCCCAGCTGGAGGGGTCAGGGGAGAGGCCAGGGGAGACGCACCCCCCTGCAGGACAGAGGCCAGAGGAGAACACCTAACTCAGACCACAGGCCTGGACAGAAGAGGTGGGACAACGTGCCCATCAAGAGCAAGGAGACTCAGACAG GTTGCCTGATCGAGCAGCTGTCTGAGGAGAAGTATGAGTGCATGGTGTGCTGTGAGGTGATCAGAGTCATGGCTCCAGTCTGGAGCTGCCACAGCTGCTTCCATGTCTTCCATCTCAACTGCATCAAGAAGTGGGCCCGCTCCCCAGCCTCACAGGCAGATG AAACAAATGACGGGTGGAGGTGTCCGGCCTGTCAGAATGTTGTCTTCCAACCCCCAAACATCTACAAGTGCTTCTGTG gcaaagtgaccaacccTGAGTTCCAGCGTAGTGAGATCCCACACAGCTGTGGAGACATGTGTGGGAAGAAGAGGAGCGGAGCGGACTGCAAGCACCCCTGTAACAT CTTGTGTCACCCCGGACCTTGTCCCCAGTGTCCTGCCTCTGTCACCAAAGCCTGCATCTGCGGAAGAACCAG TCAGCCAATGCGGTGTGGCCAGGCCACTGCCATCCACTGTGACAAGCAGTGTGAAGCCATCCTCAACTGTTCGGAACACACCTGTATCCAGGTGTGCCACAGCGGACTGTGCCAGCCTTGCCCGCTACAGGTCAAGCAGG TGTGCTACTGCGGTGTTGTCTCTCGGGAGGTACTCTGTGGGACGGATAAAGACAACTTTGACGGCTCAGGACACTTCTCCTGTCAGAAAGCATGTGGCAA GATGTTGGACTGTGAGGCCCACCAGTGCCAGCAGGTGTGCCACCCTGGGCCGTGCCTGCCGTGCCCGCGCTCCCCCAGGCTGGTGAGGAGCTGCCCCTGTGGGCAGACGGCCCTGGCCAAGCTCCTGGAGCTGGGCTACCCCGAACGCCGCAGCTGCtccgaccccatcccctcctgtGGCAAGACCTGCAGCAAGCCTCTGCCCTGCGGCTCCAATG AGACCATCCATATCTGTGAGAAGCTGTGCCATGAGGGCAGCTGTGGTCCCTGCTCGCTCACCTCCACCATCAAATGCAAATGCGGCTCTAAGACCAAG GATGTTCCCTGTGCAGCTATCCAGAATGAAG ATGAACTGATTTTTACCTGTGAGAAGCGCTGCCTCAAAAAACGCTCCTGTGGCCGACACAAATGTGGCGAGCTGTGCTGTGTG gGCGCGGAACACAAGTGCTCTCTGATCTGTGGCTACAAGCTCAACTGTGGCCTCCACCGCTGCCAAGAGCTCTGTCACCGTGGGAACTGCCAACCCTGCTGGCAAACCA GTTTTGATGAGCTGGCCTGCCACTGTGGGATGAGTATCCTGTTCCCACCCATCGCCTGTGGCACCAAGCCCCCAGAGTGTAAGAACCTGTGTACCAGGAGACACGAGTGTGACCACCCAG TGTTCCACAACTGCCACAGTGAAGAGAAGTGCCCACCCTGTACCTACCTCACTCAGAAGTGGTGCATGGGAAAGCATGAG CAAAGGAGCAACATCCCGTGCCACCTTCAGGACATCTCCTGTGGCCTGACCTGCAACAGGGTGCTGCTGTGTGACCTCCACCGCTGCCGCCGCATCTGCCACCGGGCAGAGTGTCTGGCCGAGGGCGTCTGCAGCCAGCCCTGCCTGCTGCCCCGGCCCGACTGTGGCCACCCCTGCAACGCCCCTTGCCACAAGGGCAGCAGCTGCCCGCGGAGCACCTGCACTGCCAAG GTGGCCCTACAGTGTGACTGCGGTCGGAGAAAGGAAACGGTAGTGTGCACGGAGGCAGCCAGCGCCCATCAGAG GTATGCAGCCATTGCCATGGCCAGTAAGCTGTCTGACATGCAGCTGGGTGACTCTGTAGACATCGGTCTCATCACTAAGAAGGAGATGAAACAGACCAA GTTGGAGTGTGACGAGGGTTGTGCTGCACTGGAAAGGAACAG GCGATTGGCTGAGGCCTTGCAGATTGACCCGTCAGTGAACCCCTTCAACATGCGCTCTTCCTCCTCAACATACAGTGACAGCCTCAGAGTTGATGCCAG AAAAGATTTTAAGTTTGTCAGCGAGGTAGAAGAGGAGATCAAGAATCTGGTTGAGCTCACCAGCAAG GGTAAACAGTCCAAAAGGAGCCACTGCTTCCCCCCCATGAACAGGGAGCACAGGAAGCTGGTCCACGAGCTGGCGGAGGCCTACAACGTGGAGAGTGTGAGCTACGACAGCGAGCCCAAACGCAACATAGTCATCACCGCCATCAG GGGGAAGTCTGCCTGTCCTAACTCAACCCTGACCTCcctgatagagagagacactggcGTCCCGAGGGCTCCTCTACCCATTGCCCATATCAAACATAGCAGCAAGTAA